The following coding sequences are from one Rhodobiaceae bacterium window:
- a CDS encoding biopolymer transport protein ExbD (overlaps another CDS with the same product name), whose product MFDEAIHKKRIVSLTPLIDVVFLLLIFFMLASSFLQTQSIAVLTPAPDPEEVETDRHVVEVWVLTDGSLRLDGEPIAPEALSEGIRTNLGGDPEAVVSILAENGSAVQPLISSIEAARNGGAQSIGTSRVESLR is encoded by the coding sequence ATGTTTGATGAAGCAATCCACAAAAAGAGGATCGTGAGTTTAACGCCACTCATTGATGTGGTGTTTCTGCTTTTGATCTTTTTCATGCTTGCGAGCTCCTTTTTGCAGACCCAGTCGATCGCTGTTCTCACGCCGGCCCCAGATCCGGAAGAGGTTGAGACCGATCGTCATGTGGTTGAGGTCTGGGTTCTGACTGACGGCAGTCTGCGGCTCGACGGTGAACCGATTGCGCCAGAGGCGTTGAGTGAAGGTATTCGTACCAATCTCGGCGGTGATCCTGAGGCTGTTGTCTCGATCTTGGCTGAAAATGGCTCAGCGGTGCAGCCGCTGATTTCGTCTATTGAAGCTGCCCGCAATGGCGGTGCCCAGTCCATTGGAACATCGCGAGTGGAGAGTTTGAGGTAA
- the exbB gene encoding biopolymer transport protein ExbB: MADEESVVSEETGAGADAAVEATGDGAAAESADGLAGLDAAAAAGTDGGIWELIPLVDRGGPIVVILLCLSVLSLAIILLKVFQFWRAGLTRRAFIDVAIDKVKSGDRDGAAAVLRKTRSPVARTLLAGVEGAQNGGNAEEEIARVGGNELGGLQSYFRWLEVIGNISPLLGLLGTVIGMINAFQQLQLAGNKVDPAILSGGIWVALLTTAVGLAVAIPAIASLNLLESRVDVARLTLRDASSRLLAALKSA; the protein is encoded by the coding sequence GTGGCCGATGAGGAAAGTGTAGTGAGTGAGGAAACAGGTGCTGGCGCGGACGCAGCAGTTGAAGCGACGGGAGACGGGGCTGCAGCCGAATCTGCGGATGGACTTGCAGGACTTGATGCTGCCGCCGCCGCCGGGACAGATGGTGGCATCTGGGAGCTTATTCCGCTTGTGGATAGAGGTGGTCCGATTGTCGTCATTCTGCTTTGCCTGTCGGTTCTGTCTCTGGCGATTATTCTGCTCAAGGTATTTCAATTCTGGCGCGCTGGCCTTACGCGCCGTGCGTTCATTGATGTTGCTATTGATAAGGTCAAATCGGGTGACAGGGATGGCGCCGCTGCAGTGCTCCGCAAGACGCGTTCTCCAGTGGCTCGGACATTGTTGGCCGGTGTTGAAGGCGCGCAAAATGGTGGAAATGCAGAAGAAGAGATCGCCCGTGTTGGGGGCAATGAGCTAGGCGGCTTGCAGAGCTATTTCCGCTGGCTTGAAGTGATCGGGAATATTTCACCTCTGCTCGGCCTCCTTGGCACTGTGATCGGGATGATCAACGCGTTCCAACAATTGCAGCTTGCAGGTAACAAGGTCGATCCGGCCATCTTGTCCGGTGGGATTTGGGTAGCGTTGCTGACAACTGCTGTGGGTCTGGCTGTCGCCATTCCGGCAATTGCGTCTCTTAATCTTCTGGAGAGCCGGGTGGATGTCGCGCGCCTTACATTGCGTGATGCGTCATCAAGGTTACTTGCAGCCCTTAAATCTGCCTAA
- the C1-hpah gene encoding p-hydroxyphenylacetate 3-hydroxylase, reductase component yields the protein MNTFDSRSFRNALGEFATGVAIVTTQVGDDAPIGITVNSFSSVSLDPPLVLWCLDKSSDRLQAFEQCEGFTINILAAAQQELSNRLSRSGHPHLDGIAVDQGVNGCPYLSEALATFQCDVHARYDAGDHIIMVGRVKSFQQPSAETPLIYHRGGYCALAT from the coding sequence ACCGGCGTTGCCATTGTGACTACTCAGGTTGGAGATGATGCCCCTATTGGAATTACGGTCAATTCCTTTTCGTCAGTGTCACTCGATCCGCCGCTGGTTTTGTGGTGTCTCGATAAATCGTCGGACCGTCTTCAGGCGTTTGAACAATGCGAGGGGTTTACGATCAATATCCTGGCGGCAGCTCAGCAGGAACTCTCCAACCGTCTGTCGCGGTCCGGACACCCGCACCTGGATGGCATTGCAGTTGATCAGGGTGTAAACGGCTGTCCGTATCTGTCTGAGGCTTTGGCGACATTTCAATGTGACGTCCATGCTCGTTACGATGCAGGTGATCACATCATCATGGTTGGGCGGGTGAAGTCTTTTCAACAGCCCAGTGCGGAGACGCCCTTAATCTACCACCGTGGTGGATATTGTGCGTTGGCTACCTAA
- a CDS encoding transcriptional regulator SlyA, whose product MVNQDTDRDELDPFYFIELFSEVGTLLQHNYDSRSGLSRNQTRVIVTLLKTDGLTQTELADALGIHKVSAGIYISELEEFGLVERKPHPQDGRAKCIFLTPVLHELRSGGEDIVKDMHKGIIEGIDADAYRQFLNNMRLMRDNLKKMTPTPPPERTPD is encoded by the coding sequence ATGGTTAATCAAGACACAGACCGCGACGAGCTGGATCCTTTCTACTTTATTGAATTATTTTCAGAAGTAGGCACGCTGCTTCAACACAATTATGACAGCCGAAGCGGCCTTAGTCGCAACCAAACGCGCGTCATTGTAACTCTCTTGAAGACAGACGGCCTGACGCAGACCGAGCTTGCAGATGCCCTTGGCATCCACAAAGTATCCGCCGGGATCTATATTTCCGAACTAGAGGAATTTGGCTTGGTTGAACGTAAGCCCCACCCACAGGACGGGCGGGCAAAGTGCATTTTCCTGACACCTGTACTCCACGAACTAAGGTCTGGTGGCGAAGACATTGTCAAGGATATGCATAAAGGCATTATCGAGGGAATTGACGCCGATGCATATCGGCAATTTCTCAACAATATGCGCCTGATGCGTGACAATCTCAAAAAGATGACACCGACACCGCCGCCTGAGAGAACACCTGATTAG